In the Sinorhizobium arboris LMG 14919 genome, one interval contains:
- a CDS encoding ABC transporter substrate-binding protein produces MISMTQRLLSLSTAMLLATTAVAVAEPSEELIAAAKKEGTLTTIALPHTWCGYGDLIAGFKAKYGIEVNELNPDAGSGDEIEAIKANKGNTGPQAPDVIDVGLSFGPSAKAEGLIQPYKVSTWDTIPDAAKDPEGFWYGDYYGVLSFVVNTDIVKDVPKDWADLKKSDYANSIALAGDPRASNQAVQAVYAAGLAAGETDAAKAGEAGLAFFAEVNKAGNFVPVIGKSASLAQGSTPIIIAWDYNGLSWRDSLNGNPPVEVVVPDSGVVAGVYVQAISAFAPHPNAAKLWMEYLYSDEGQLGWLKGYCHPIRFNDLVKNGKVPQEMLDKLPPAESYEKAVFPTLDEQAKGKEAITTKWDSVVGASVK; encoded by the coding sequence GTGATTTCAATGACTCAACGTCTGCTCTCGCTCTCGACTGCCATGCTGCTCGCAACGACGGCAGTAGCTGTTGCCGAGCCGAGCGAGGAGCTCATCGCAGCCGCCAAGAAGGAAGGCACGCTAACGACAATCGCGCTCCCGCACACTTGGTGCGGGTACGGCGATCTGATCGCCGGCTTCAAGGCAAAGTACGGCATCGAAGTCAACGAACTGAACCCGGATGCGGGCTCCGGCGACGAGATCGAGGCGATCAAGGCCAACAAGGGCAATACCGGCCCGCAGGCACCTGACGTCATCGACGTCGGCCTCTCGTTCGGCCCCTCGGCCAAGGCCGAAGGCCTGATCCAGCCCTATAAGGTATCGACCTGGGACACGATCCCGGACGCCGCCAAGGATCCGGAAGGCTTCTGGTACGGTGATTATTACGGCGTCCTCTCCTTCGTGGTGAACACCGACATCGTCAAGGACGTGCCCAAGGACTGGGCGGACCTCAAGAAGTCCGACTATGCAAACTCGATCGCGCTCGCCGGCGATCCGCGCGCATCCAACCAGGCGGTGCAGGCGGTCTACGCCGCCGGCCTCGCAGCCGGCGAAACGGACGCGGCAAAGGCCGGCGAAGCGGGCCTGGCCTTCTTCGCCGAGGTAAACAAGGCCGGCAACTTCGTCCCGGTCATCGGCAAGTCCGCCTCGCTTGCACAAGGGTCGACGCCGATCATCATCGCCTGGGACTATAACGGCCTCTCCTGGCGCGACAGCTTGAACGGCAATCCGCCGGTCGAAGTCGTCGTTCCGGATTCCGGCGTCGTCGCCGGCGTCTACGTGCAGGCGATCTCTGCCTTTGCTCCGCATCCGAACGCTGCCAAGCTCTGGATGGAATATCTCTATTCGGACGAAGGTCAGCTCGGCTGGCTGAAGGGCTATTGCCACCCGATCCGCTTCAACGACCTCGTCAAGAACGGCAAGGTGCCGCAGGAGATGCTCGACAAGCTGCCGCCGGCCGAATCCTACGAAAAGGCCGTGTTCCCGACGCTCGACGAGCAGGCCAAGGGCAAGGAAGCGATCACCACCAAGTGGGATAGCGTCGTCGGCGCAAGCGTGAAGTAA
- a CDS encoding ABC transporter permease, with translation MTTTTAAPLISKRAIIDWLGIAPFMIFALMFLVVPTLYLVTGAFLTPAGEFTFKNIADLFTPSILSAYWISIRVSVASSLGGALIGFFLAWAIVLGGMPTWIRSGLLTFSGVASNFAGVPLAFAFLATLGRTGLVTVFLRDWFGFNLYSTGFNLLSFLGLTITYMYFQIPLMVLILTPALDGMKKEWREASEILGASTWQYWRMVALPILWPSLLGTTLLLFANAFGAIATAYALTGSSLNIVPILLYAQIRGDVLHNPNLGYALALGMIVITGISNILYIWLRIRAERWQK, from the coding sequence ATGACCACGACAACAGCAGCACCTCTGATCAGCAAACGAGCGATTATCGACTGGCTGGGCATTGCACCCTTCATGATCTTCGCGCTGATGTTCCTGGTCGTCCCGACGCTCTATCTCGTCACCGGCGCCTTTCTGACGCCGGCGGGCGAGTTCACCTTCAAGAACATCGCCGACCTCTTCACCCCGTCGATCCTCTCCGCCTACTGGATTTCGATCCGGGTGTCGGTCGCTTCGTCGCTCGGCGGCGCCCTCATCGGCTTCTTCCTTGCCTGGGCCATCGTGCTCGGCGGCATGCCGACGTGGATCCGTTCCGGCCTTCTTACCTTTTCCGGCGTCGCCTCCAACTTCGCGGGCGTTCCGCTCGCCTTCGCCTTTCTCGCCACCCTCGGCCGCACCGGGCTCGTCACCGTGTTTCTGCGCGACTGGTTCGGCTTCAATCTCTATTCGACCGGCTTCAATCTCCTGAGCTTCCTCGGCCTCACCATCACCTACATGTATTTCCAGATCCCGCTGATGGTGCTGATCCTGACGCCGGCGCTCGACGGCATGAAGAAGGAGTGGCGCGAAGCCTCCGAAATTCTCGGCGCCTCCACCTGGCAATACTGGCGCATGGTGGCGCTGCCGATCCTCTGGCCGAGCCTGCTGGGCACGACGCTCCTGCTCTTCGCCAACGCCTTCGGCGCGATCGCCACCGCCTACGCGCTGACCGGCAGTTCGCTCAATATCGTGCCGATCCTGCTCTATGCGCAGATCCGTGGCGACGTGCTCCATAATCCGAACCTCGGCTATGCGCTGGCGCTCGGCATGATCGTCATCACCGGCATCTCCAATATTCTCTATATCTGGCTGCGGATCCGCGCCGAACGGTGGCAGAAATGA
- a CDS encoding ABC transporter permease, whose translation MKARRLGAWIAIAIGASYFIIPLLGTLEFSLRMRRDAYSFDAYRSVFSDFQFRETFGYSMLMAFFTIIFGMLLVVPTAYWVRLRLPQVRPIIEFITLLPLVIPAIVIVFGYLRLYNSSSILPLTGSTSGTNALLMFSYMTLSLPYMYRAVDTAMRAIDVRTLTEAAESLGAKWPTILFRCIFPNVMSGVLSGAFITFAIVMGEFTMAALLNRPAFGPYLQLVGANKAYEPSALAVIAFAITWLSMGLIQLVSRFQKSAPAKA comes from the coding sequence ATGAAAGCAAGACGTCTCGGCGCCTGGATCGCCATCGCCATCGGAGCGAGCTACTTCATCATTCCGCTGCTCGGAACGCTGGAATTCTCGCTGCGCATGCGCCGCGACGCCTATTCCTTCGACGCCTACCGGTCGGTCTTCTCCGACTTCCAGTTTCGCGAGACCTTCGGCTATTCGATGCTGATGGCGTTTTTCACGATCATCTTCGGCATGCTGCTGGTGGTGCCGACGGCCTATTGGGTGCGGCTGCGCTTGCCGCAGGTCCGCCCGATTATCGAGTTCATCACGCTGCTGCCGCTCGTTATCCCCGCGATCGTCATCGTCTTCGGCTATCTCAGGCTTTACAACTCCTCGTCGATCCTGCCGCTGACCGGCTCCACCTCCGGCACCAACGCCCTCCTGATGTTTTCCTATATGACGCTGTCGCTTCCTTACATGTATCGCGCCGTCGACACGGCGATGCGGGCGATCGACGTCAGAACGCTCACGGAGGCTGCCGAAAGCCTGGGCGCCAAATGGCCAACCATTCTCTTTCGCTGCATTTTTCCGAATGTGATGAGCGGCGTACTCTCCGGGGCCTTCATCACCTTCGCGATCGTCATGGGCGAATTCACCATGGCGGCGCTGCTCAACCGGCCCGCCTTCGGCCCCTATCTGCAGCTTGTCGGCGCCAACAAAGCCTACGAGCCCTCGGCGCTCGCCGTCATCGCGTTCGCGATCACCTGGCTCAGCATGGGACTGATCCAGCTCGTGTCGCGCTTCCAGAAATCCGCTCCGGCCAAGGCTTGA
- a CDS encoding ABC transporter ATP-binding protein: MAFLQLTNIQKSFGPVQVVHNFDMGIEKGEFVSFLGPSGCGKTTVLRMIAGFETPSGGSIFIDGKDQGALKPNQRNIGMVFQAYALFPNMNVHDNVAFGLKVAGASKTETAARVKQMLGLIKLEHLADRFPYQLSGGQQQRVALARAIAVKPQVLLLDEPLSALDAKIRISLREEIRQIQQQLGITTVFVTHDQEEALSISDRIVVMNAGRADQIGTPFEIYNTPATRFVASFVGTLNIIEGKVADPASGAVTIGGQRISLKEPIAGAKGGDSISLALRPEAGSIAEGARGDTALPGQVVSRSFLGSVIRTKLRVGEDIISFDMFNDPGMAPPVAGESVTLRFAAKDLLVIRE; the protein is encoded by the coding sequence ATGGCATTCCTGCAACTGACCAACATACAGAAATCCTTCGGCCCGGTTCAGGTCGTGCATAATTTCGACATGGGAATCGAAAAAGGAGAGTTCGTCTCCTTCCTCGGTCCCTCCGGCTGCGGCAAGACGACGGTTCTGCGCATGATTGCCGGTTTCGAGACGCCCTCCGGGGGCTCGATCTTCATCGACGGCAAGGACCAGGGCGCGCTGAAGCCGAACCAGCGAAATATCGGCATGGTTTTTCAGGCCTATGCGCTCTTTCCCAACATGAACGTTCACGACAATGTCGCCTTCGGCCTCAAGGTCGCCGGCGCCTCCAAAACGGAGACCGCGGCCCGGGTGAAGCAGATGCTCGGATTGATCAAGCTCGAGCATCTGGCGGATCGCTTCCCCTATCAACTCTCCGGCGGCCAGCAGCAGCGCGTGGCGCTTGCCCGCGCCATAGCCGTCAAGCCGCAGGTGCTGCTCCTCGACGAGCCGCTTTCCGCGCTCGATGCAAAAATCCGCATCTCGCTGCGGGAGGAAATCCGGCAGATCCAGCAGCAGCTCGGCATCACCACGGTGTTCGTGACGCACGACCAGGAGGAGGCACTGTCGATCTCCGACCGGATCGTCGTCATGAATGCCGGCCGCGCCGATCAGATCGGCACGCCCTTCGAAATCTACAACACCCCGGCGACACGCTTCGTCGCCTCCTTCGTCGGCACGCTCAACATAATCGAGGGCAAGGTGGCCGATCCCGCAAGCGGTGCCGTCACCATCGGCGGGCAGCGGATTTCGCTGAAAGAGCCGATAGCCGGGGCGAAGGGCGGCGACAGCATTTCGCTGGCACTGAGGCCGGAAGCGGGCTCGATCGCCGAGGGCGCCAGGGGCGATACCGCGCTTCCGGGGCAAGTCGTATCGAGAAGCTTTCTCGGCTCCGTCATCCGCACCAAGCTGCGGGTCGGCGAAGACATCATCTCCTTCGACATGTTCAACGACCCGGGCATGGCCCCACCGGTCGCCGGCGAGAGCGTCACGCTGCGTTTCGCGGCAAAGGACCTGCTCGTCATCCGCGAATAG
- a CDS encoding 6,7-dimethyl-8-ribityllumazine synthase: protein MTILSHPSAKIAIVRARWHADIVDRCVDAFVAQWTKLGGSAADVEIFDVPGALEIPLHAQTLARTGRYAAILGTAFVVNGGIYRHDFVSGTVLDGMMRVQLDTDVPVLSAVLTPHNFQESEPLIAFFRDHFVVKGEEAANACAQILDARAKLALVDA, encoded by the coding sequence ATGACCATACTTTCCCATCCCTCCGCCAAGATCGCCATCGTCCGCGCCCGCTGGCACGCCGATATCGTCGATCGTTGCGTCGACGCCTTCGTCGCGCAGTGGACGAAACTTGGGGGCAGCGCCGCCGATGTCGAGATCTTCGACGTGCCGGGAGCGCTCGAGATCCCGCTGCATGCGCAGACCCTCGCCAGAACCGGCCGCTATGCCGCGATCCTCGGCACTGCCTTCGTCGTCAATGGCGGCATCTATCGCCACGATTTCGTCTCCGGCACGGTGCTCGACGGTATGATGCGCGTGCAGCTCGATACCGACGTGCCGGTGCTCTCCGCGGTTCTGACGCCTCACAATTTCCAGGAAAGCGAGCCTTTGATCGCCTTCTTCCGCGACCACTTCGTCGTCAAGGGCGAAGAGGCTGCGAATGCCTGCGCGCAGATCCTCGATGCGCGTGCGAAGCTCGCGCTGGTCGACGCCTGA
- a CDS encoding AraC family transcriptional regulator — translation MTFQPRMQNRISGFSIIGGLNRREWNGVIADVWDVECVPHAGGYYVAEDPRMFIVLDAKGGGNCKVKLAANGKGAVQNYHRQALSYIPAGMELWTDVVDIHYIRHLDLHFDVDGLGRRLKEDLDAAAIETPRLMFQDERFLTLAGLIAAECLNPQPLHDLYGDGLTVALFIDLMKIGKRSGRKRSQLAAWQLRRAVDFIEENFARNVRLEELADLTGLSQSHFSHAFKASTGVAPHQWHMNARVERAKQMLLKSDATLTSISAETGFADQAHFTRVFRRMVGTTPAYWKKSHTA, via the coding sequence ATGACATTCCAGCCGCGCATGCAGAACAGGATCAGCGGGTTTTCGATCATAGGCGGTCTCAACCGCCGAGAGTGGAACGGTGTGATCGCGGATGTCTGGGATGTGGAATGCGTTCCGCATGCGGGCGGCTATTATGTCGCCGAGGACCCCCGCATGTTCATCGTGCTCGATGCCAAGGGCGGCGGCAATTGCAAGGTGAAGCTCGCAGCGAACGGCAAGGGTGCCGTCCAGAACTATCATCGGCAGGCCCTCTCCTATATTCCGGCCGGAATGGAGCTCTGGACCGATGTCGTCGACATCCATTACATCCGGCATCTCGATCTGCACTTCGATGTCGATGGGCTCGGCAGGCGCCTGAAGGAAGACCTGGACGCCGCGGCAATCGAAACGCCCCGGCTGATGTTCCAGGACGAACGCTTCCTCACGCTCGCCGGCCTGATCGCAGCCGAGTGCCTCAATCCCCAGCCCCTCCACGATCTTTACGGCGACGGCCTTACGGTGGCGCTTTTCATCGATCTCATGAAGATCGGCAAGCGCAGCGGCCGCAAGCGCAGCCAGCTTGCGGCGTGGCAGTTGCGGCGGGCCGTCGACTTCATCGAGGAGAATTTTGCCCGCAACGTCCGGCTCGAGGAACTCGCCGACCTCACCGGCCTCTCCCAGTCGCATTTCAGCCATGCCTTCAAGGCCTCGACGGGTGTAGCGCCCCATCAATGGCACATGAATGCACGAGTCGAACGGGCAAAGCAGATGCTGCTCAAGTCCGACGCCACATTGACGTCGATTTCCGCCGAGACGGGTTTCGCGGATCAGGCGCATTTCACCCGCGTTTTTCGCAGGATGGTGGGCACGACTCCGGCTTACTGGAAGAAAAGTCACACCGCCTGA
- a CDS encoding TonB-dependent siderophore receptor, translating to MKCRIRGAHLKTLLASGAALAPLMMSGMALAQEGSATQLERIVVEGGNGAGATATGPVDGYVAKATATGSKTATPLNEIPQSVSVVGREELDDRAVVNKVDEALRYTPGVLSAPFGTDPDTDWFYIRGFDAAQTGLFLDSLPLFSFAFGNFQIDPFMLERIEVLKGPASVIYGGSNPGGIINLISKRPLDEPLYYTEAGINSNGNAFTGFDVSDKLNDDGTVRYRLTGKVAGGDNYSDYSEDLRGFILPQVTYAPDDATSLTVFGLLQGLDQVHVGNGFLPYVGTVEDAPFGKIDRDAYFGEPDIDEGSYAQQMLGYEFTHDFDSGWTFTQNARYAHLHKHEKYPYPYGYVGPGFGNVEPIAPDYLLNRIGFEATSKVDSFAIDNRVETDFDLGATNHTFVAGLDYKYYRLDHIGASGGATPISPTDPVYGVPQGPTAVYINQIFTQQQIGIYAQDQVRFGDGWLVTLNGRYDYVDTDLKNGATAWAGPSNFGYDDGALSGRAGLAYEFDNGFTPYVSVATFFNPLVGSRDSNPDPAITTLVPLKPEEGYQYEAGIKYEPTFIDGLFTASIFEITKQNVQVTDTLGISTQLGEVRSRGFELEGKINLDENWKIISAFSYTDLEITEDTNPSLLGKSPYLIPETQAALWLDYTVTSGALEGMSLGAGVRRQGESWADAANTKKVPAATLVDAAIRYEKNDWTASLNVANLFDKEYVAGCQGLLTCGYGESRTFTLKLSKKW from the coding sequence ATGAAGTGCAGGATTCGCGGGGCGCATCTGAAGACTCTTTTGGCGAGCGGAGCGGCGCTCGCGCCGCTGATGATGAGCGGAATGGCGCTGGCGCAGGAGGGAAGCGCCACACAGCTTGAGCGAATCGTCGTCGAGGGCGGCAATGGGGCGGGAGCTACCGCGACCGGACCAGTGGACGGCTACGTCGCAAAGGCGACCGCGACCGGGTCGAAGACCGCCACGCCGCTCAACGAAATCCCCCAGTCGGTCTCCGTCGTCGGGCGTGAGGAACTGGACGATCGCGCCGTGGTCAACAAGGTCGATGAAGCATTGCGCTATACGCCGGGCGTCCTGTCGGCACCGTTCGGCACCGATCCGGACACGGACTGGTTCTACATCCGCGGCTTCGATGCGGCACAGACAGGCCTCTTCCTCGACAGCCTGCCACTCTTCAGCTTCGCCTTCGGCAACTTCCAGATCGACCCCTTCATGCTGGAGCGGATAGAGGTGCTCAAAGGGCCTGCCTCCGTCATCTACGGCGGGTCCAATCCGGGCGGCATCATCAACCTGATCAGCAAACGGCCGCTTGACGAGCCGCTGTACTACACCGAGGCCGGCATCAACAGCAACGGCAACGCCTTCACCGGCTTCGACGTCAGCGACAAGCTGAACGATGACGGAACGGTTCGCTACCGCCTCACCGGCAAGGTTGCCGGCGGCGACAACTATTCGGACTATTCCGAAGACCTGCGCGGCTTCATCCTTCCTCAGGTAACCTATGCGCCTGATGACGCAACCAGCCTGACCGTCTTCGGCCTGCTTCAGGGCCTCGATCAGGTCCATGTAGGCAACGGCTTCCTGCCTTATGTCGGAACCGTCGAAGACGCGCCCTTCGGCAAGATCGACCGCGACGCCTATTTCGGCGAGCCTGACATCGACGAGGGAAGCTACGCCCAGCAGATGCTCGGTTACGAGTTCACGCACGATTTCGACAGCGGCTGGACGTTCACCCAGAACGCACGCTACGCCCATCTTCACAAACACGAGAAGTACCCGTACCCCTACGGCTATGTCGGTCCGGGCTTCGGGAACGTAGAGCCCATCGCTCCTGACTACCTTCTAAACCGCATCGGTTTCGAGGCGACGTCGAAGGTCGACAGCTTCGCGATCGACAACCGGGTGGAAACGGATTTCGATCTCGGCGCCACAAATCACACATTCGTCGCCGGCCTCGACTACAAATACTACCGCCTCGACCATATCGGGGCGTCAGGAGGCGCAACGCCGATCAGCCCCACCGACCCGGTCTACGGCGTGCCGCAGGGCCCGACTGCCGTCTATATCAATCAGATTTTCACACAGCAGCAGATCGGCATCTATGCGCAGGACCAGGTGCGCTTCGGCGATGGCTGGCTCGTCACCCTCAATGGGCGCTACGACTATGTCGATACGGACCTCAAGAACGGCGCGACCGCTTGGGCCGGACCTTCCAACTTCGGATATGACGACGGCGCGCTCAGCGGTCGTGCTGGTCTGGCATACGAATTCGACAACGGCTTCACGCCCTATGTGAGCGTCGCGACCTTCTTCAATCCGCTCGTAGGCTCACGCGACTCGAACCCTGATCCTGCGATCACCACTTTAGTGCCGCTGAAGCCTGAAGAAGGCTATCAGTACGAAGCGGGAATCAAATACGAACCGACATTCATCGATGGATTGTTCACCGCCTCGATTTTCGAGATAACCAAGCAGAATGTCCAGGTGACCGACACCCTCGGGATCTCCACGCAGCTCGGCGAAGTGCGCTCCCGTGGCTTCGAGCTCGAAGGCAAGATCAACCTCGACGAAAACTGGAAGATTATCTCGGCGTTCAGCTATACCGACCTCGAGATTACGGAAGACACCAATCCGTCGCTGCTCGGCAAGTCGCCCTATCTCATACCTGAAACGCAGGCTGCCCTGTGGCTGGACTACACCGTGACCAGCGGCGCGCTCGAAGGCATGAGCCTCGGTGCAGGCGTACGCCGCCAGGGCGAGTCCTGGGCCGATGCCGCGAACACGAAAAAAGTTCCGGCGGCGACGCTCGTGGATGCCGCTATCCGCTACGAGAA